Proteins from one Novosphingobium pentaromativorans US6-1 genomic window:
- a CDS encoding haloacid dehalogenase type II, with protein MTSASPSFTPPFRPKYISFDCYGTLIRFHMSEMAREFFADRIPAEAMDHMCFVFSTYRFDEAMGPWQPYRELLRSAVRRTAKKFGVEYREADADSIYDMVPKWGPHPDVPGGLSKIADKIPLVILSNAMNDQIPQNVALLGAPFHRVYTAESAQAYKPRMQAFEYMFDQLGCGPEVMMHVSSSFRYDQNTATDLGFGCRVFVGRGHEPSNANYRDVEIPHIGCLPAVVGL; from the coding sequence ATGACCAGCGCCAGTCCCAGCTTCACTCCCCCGTTCCGACCCAAGTACATCAGCTTCGACTGCTACGGCACGCTGATCCGCTTCCACATGTCGGAGATGGCCCGCGAGTTCTTCGCCGACCGCATCCCGGCAGAGGCCATGGATCACATGTGCTTCGTGTTTTCGACCTATCGCTTCGACGAAGCGATGGGCCCCTGGCAGCCGTACCGCGAACTGCTCCGCAGCGCCGTGCGCCGTACCGCAAAGAAGTTCGGCGTCGAATACCGCGAAGCTGACGCAGATTCCATTTACGACATGGTCCCCAAATGGGGTCCGCATCCCGACGTGCCCGGCGGCCTTTCCAAGATTGCCGACAAGATCCCGCTCGTCATCCTCTCCAATGCGATGAACGATCAGATCCCGCAAAACGTGGCCCTGCTCGGCGCGCCCTTCCACCGTGTCTACACGGCCGAGAGCGCCCAGGCCTACAAGCCGCGGATGCAGGCTTTCGAATACATGTTCGACCAGCTTGGCTGCGGGCCCGAGGTGATGATGCACGTTTCGTCCAGCTTCCGCTACGACCAGAACACGGCGACCGACCTCGGCTTCGGCTGCCGCGTCTTCGTCGGGCGTGGCCACGAGCCGTCGAATGCCAATTATCGCGATGTCGAAATCCCCCACATCGGCTGCCTGCCGGCAGTCGTCGGCCTCTGA
- a CDS encoding ABC transporter substrate-binding protein has translation MLIGGDLSRRSLIGAGLAGAGLLALSGCGGGERKSTPRRGGGIRVATQAASTADTLDPAKGALATDYTRHFMLYNGLTCIEDESLVPRPSLAKSFESADRITWHFELQRGVRFHDGSELTAQDVVFSLLRHKDPAVGSKMATIAAQFADVRSDGRYGVTIRLTGANADLPTILAQSHFLVVRAGQNAPDGNGTGAFRLAEFQPGVRTVVVRNEEYWIPGRPHLERVELIAIPDEVSRVNALLSGDIQLCNAVNPRSTRRIEADPRYATMATPSALFTDLIMRQDQLPTGNPDFVQAVKLMIDRPLIKRALFRNYATIANDQPIAPFQRYFNPDLPQTVLDLDKARWHVQRAGLTGVRMPIFAATAAEGSVDMASIMQEYGSKVGLNFAVNRVPADGYWSTHWMRHPMTFGNCNPRPTADLIFSLFFDSKADWNESGWKNERFDRLLIEARGEADEARRGELYGEMQRIVHDKCGVAIPVFINLLDGHDRRLKGLRPVPLGAFMGYRFAEYAWWED, from the coding sequence ATGCTGATCGGCGGCGACCTCTCGAGGCGAAGCCTGATAGGCGCGGGACTTGCCGGAGCCGGCCTGCTCGCGCTGAGCGGTTGCGGCGGCGGCGAACGTAAGTCGACTCCCAGACGTGGCGGTGGCATTCGGGTCGCGACCCAGGCCGCCTCCACTGCCGATACGCTCGACCCTGCCAAGGGCGCGCTGGCAACCGACTACACGCGCCATTTCATGCTCTACAACGGGCTGACCTGCATCGAGGACGAAAGCCTCGTACCGCGTCCGTCGCTCGCCAAGAGCTTCGAGAGCGCTGACCGGATTACCTGGCACTTCGAACTGCAGCGCGGCGTGCGCTTCCACGACGGAAGCGAATTGACGGCGCAGGACGTCGTCTTCTCCCTGCTGCGCCACAAGGACCCGGCGGTCGGTTCGAAGATGGCGACAATCGCCGCCCAATTCGCAGACGTTCGCAGCGACGGCCGCTATGGCGTCACGATCCGGCTCACCGGAGCCAATGCCGACTTGCCCACGATCCTCGCCCAGTCGCACTTTCTGGTCGTGCGTGCCGGTCAGAACGCACCGGACGGCAATGGCACGGGCGCCTTCCGCCTTGCCGAATTCCAGCCCGGCGTGCGTACCGTAGTCGTGCGCAACGAGGAATACTGGATCCCGGGACGGCCGCATCTGGAACGCGTGGAACTGATCGCGATTCCCGACGAAGTCAGCCGCGTAAACGCCCTGCTTTCCGGCGACATCCAGCTGTGCAATGCCGTCAATCCCCGCTCCACCCGCAGGATTGAGGCCGATCCGCGCTACGCGACAATGGCAACGCCATCCGCGCTCTTCACCGATCTCATCATGCGCCAGGACCAGCTGCCGACCGGCAACCCGGATTTCGTGCAGGCGGTAAAACTGATGATCGACAGGCCGCTGATCAAGCGAGCCCTGTTCCGCAATTACGCAACGATCGCCAACGACCAGCCGATCGCGCCGTTCCAGCGCTATTTCAACCCGGACCTACCGCAGACCGTGCTCGATCTCGACAAGGCGCGCTGGCATGTTCAGCGCGCCGGTCTGACCGGCGTGCGCATGCCTATCTTCGCCGCTACCGCAGCCGAGGGCTCGGTCGACATGGCCTCGATCATGCAGGAATACGGCTCCAAGGTCGGGCTGAACTTTGCGGTCAACCGGGTGCCTGCCGATGGTTACTGGTCAACACACTGGATGCGTCATCCGATGACTTTCGGAAACTGCAATCCGCGTCCGACCGCCGACCTCATCTTCAGCCTCTTTTTCGATTCAAAGGCGGACTGGAACGAAAGCGGCTGGAAGAACGAACGCTTCGACCGCCTGCTGATCGAAGCCCGCGGCGAAGCCGACGAAGCGCGCCGTGGCGAACTCTACGGCGAAATGCAGCGCATCGTCCATGACAAGTGCGGCGTGGCAATTCCCGTCTTCATCAATCTGCTCGATGGGCATGACCGCCGCCTCAAGGGCCTGCGCCCAGTCCCGCTCGGTGCCTTCATGGGTTATCGCTTCGCTGAATACGCATGGTGGGAGGACTGA
- a CDS encoding ABC transporter permease: protein MSAPAETPSSMAKLAPLIIKRVLSSLLTLFLVSLVIFTVSGLLPGDAAQEVLGQSATPEQVAALRHEMGLDRPAHLRYVTWLGGIVRGDPGMSYVANMPVSQIISDRLPNSLTLAGITAVISTVLALIIGISSAINRGGRLDSALNVTTLSLVAMPEFLIATLGVLIFSVKLLWLPSIAMVTPEAGWSAMLRSMALPVFSLTCVVVAQMARMTRAAVADQLDRPYVEMARLKGVPFSRIVLFHVMPNAVGPVVNAMALSLSYLMGGAIIVETIFNFPGLASLMVNAVTSRDMPLLQSCAMIFCATYLALMLVADIVAILANPRLRA, encoded by the coding sequence ATGTCGGCTCCTGCAGAAACCCCGTCCTCGATGGCCAAGCTCGCGCCGCTGATCATCAAGCGCGTACTGTCCTCGCTGCTCACTCTCTTTCTCGTTTCGCTGGTGATCTTCACGGTCAGCGGCCTGCTGCCCGGCGATGCAGCACAGGAAGTGCTCGGCCAGAGCGCAACGCCGGAGCAGGTTGCGGCCTTGCGCCACGAAATGGGCCTCGATCGCCCTGCGCATCTGCGGTACGTCACCTGGCTCGGCGGTATCGTGCGCGGCGATCCCGGCATGTCCTATGTCGCCAACATGCCGGTCAGCCAGATCATTTCCGACCGACTGCCCAATTCGCTCACGCTGGCCGGGATCACCGCCGTGATCTCAACCGTCCTCGCCCTGATCATTGGTATTTCCAGTGCGATCAATCGCGGCGGCAGGCTGGACAGCGCGCTGAACGTCACCACGCTCTCGCTCGTCGCCATGCCGGAGTTCCTGATCGCGACTCTGGGTGTCCTGATCTTCTCGGTAAAGCTGCTGTGGCTGCCCTCGATCGCAATGGTCACACCCGAGGCAGGCTGGAGCGCGATGCTGCGCTCGATGGCCCTGCCGGTTTTCTCGCTGACTTGCGTCGTTGTTGCGCAAATGGCCCGCATGACCCGCGCCGCCGTCGCGGATCAGCTGGACCGGCCCTACGTCGAGATGGCCAGGCTCAAGGGCGTGCCCTTCTCACGCATCGTCCTGTTCCACGTGATGCCCAATGCCGTTGGCCCGGTGGTCAACGCCATGGCCCTTTCCCTTTCCTACCTCATGGGCGGTGCCATTATCGTCGAGACGATCTTCAACTTTCCCGGCCTTGCCAGCCTGATGGTCAATGCCGTGACGAGCCGCGACATGCCTCTGCTGCAATCCTGCGCGATGATCTTCTGCGCGACCTATCTTGCCCTGATGCTGGTGGCTGACATCGTCGCCATCCTCGCCAACCCGAGGCTGCGCGCATGA
- a CDS encoding ABC transporter permease, with translation MSGKLTSFLRGLPVSGRIGLALVVFWLVVALVGPWLAPYSVGAFVDQDVFSGISSQFWLGSDYLGRDVLSRVLWGSRYTVFLALGAAMIAVCIGTSFALLAAIRGGWTDEVISRAMDTFISIPSKIFALVLVAAFGSSLSLLLVIAAATYVPGNFRIARALAMNLVALDFVQVARARGEGSVHIALREVLPNMIHPLLADTGLRFVFVVLLLSGLSFLGLGVQPPHADLGSLVRENISGITEGALAIIVPALAIATLTVGANLLIDALKPGGKA, from the coding sequence ATGAGCGGTAAACTGACATCCTTCCTGCGCGGACTGCCGGTGTCCGGCCGCATCGGTCTTGCACTCGTCGTCTTCTGGCTCGTCGTGGCTCTCGTAGGCCCGTGGCTCGCACCCTATTCGGTCGGCGCCTTCGTTGATCAGGACGTCTTCAGCGGAATCTCATCGCAGTTCTGGCTGGGCAGCGATTACCTGGGCCGAGACGTTCTCAGCCGCGTCCTGTGGGGTTCGCGCTATACCGTTTTCCTCGCGCTGGGCGCAGCGATGATCGCTGTGTGCATCGGGACCTCGTTTGCATTGCTCGCCGCCATCCGCGGGGGCTGGACCGACGAAGTGATCTCGCGTGCGATGGACACCTTCATCTCGATCCCTTCGAAGATCTTCGCGCTGGTCCTCGTCGCTGCTTTCGGTTCCTCGCTCTCACTGCTGCTGGTGATCGCCGCCGCCACTTACGTGCCCGGCAATTTTCGCATCGCGCGGGCGCTGGCGATGAACCTGGTGGCCCTCGACTTCGTGCAGGTCGCGCGCGCCCGCGGTGAAGGCTCGGTCCACATTGCCCTGCGCGAAGTGCTGCCGAACATGATCCATCCCCTGCTGGCCGACACCGGCCTGCGCTTCGTCTTCGTCGTCCTGCTGCTGTCGGGCCTGAGCTTCCTGGGCCTTGGCGTCCAGCCGCCCCATGCCGACCTCGGCTCGCTGGTGCGCGAGAACATCTCGGGGATCACCGAAGGCGCGCTGGCGATCATTGTCCCCGCGCTGGCGATCGCCACGCTGACAGTCGGCGCGAACCTGCTGATCGATGCCCTCAAGCCGGGAGGCAAGGCATGA
- a CDS encoding ABC transporter ATP-binding protein — protein MNAPAVEVSGLVIDVARPDGTRKAIVEDVSFAIPKGEVLALIGESGSGKTTIALSMMGYSRFGARISAECIRVGDMRIDRMAENELPTIRGRRISYIAQSAAAAFNPSRPIMAQVIEPLLVHRLADRRTAEAKAIEIFRSLALPSPETIGQRYPHQVSGGQLQRLMAAMALITDPELVILDEPTTALDVTTQVEVLHTFKSAIAASGATAIYVSHDLAVVAQVADRIVVLKNGRTSEEGTAEQILEAPSSDYTKSLLAAAHPAVRPSADASEDNVLTVSAIRAGYGRIVDGQPAIPVLSNVGFTLKRGATIGVIGESGSGKSTLARVIAGLLPAAGGEVQLDGDVLPADMADRSREQLRRIQMVFQNADTALNPAHTVGEILSRPLAFYHGLKGAAAAARVAELLDIIQLPRGLETRRSTELSGGQKQRINLARALAAEPDVLLCDEVTSALDTVVGAAILDLIDELRRKLGIATVFISHDISTVKAFCDKMLVLYSGTAVELSRQAEFAGAIRHPYTRLLVDSVPDMDRSWLTHRAAVERAAMPGASLRNAAGEALCRFLPRCPAAIAGTCDAVPAPLRESAGQAILCHHTLADLSSAASAEIR, from the coding sequence ATGAACGCGCCCGCAGTCGAAGTCAGCGGCCTCGTCATCGACGTCGCCCGCCCCGACGGTACCCGCAAGGCTATCGTCGAGGACGTGTCCTTCGCCATCCCCAAGGGCGAGGTACTGGCGCTGATCGGCGAATCCGGCTCGGGCAAGACGACCATCGCCCTGTCCATGATGGGCTACTCGCGCTTCGGCGCGCGCATTTCGGCCGAATGCATTCGCGTGGGGGACATGCGCATCGACCGCATGGCCGAAAACGAACTGCCCACGATCCGCGGACGGCGCATTTCCTATATCGCGCAAAGTGCGGCCGCCGCCTTCAATCCCTCGCGCCCGATCATGGCCCAGGTCATCGAACCGCTCCTGGTCCATCGTCTGGCCGATCGCAGGACGGCGGAAGCCAAGGCAATCGAGATCTTTCGCTCGCTTGCCCTGCCCTCACCCGAGACCATCGGGCAGCGTTACCCGCATCAGGTCTCGGGCGGACAGCTTCAGCGGCTCATGGCGGCCATGGCGCTTATCACCGATCCCGAACTGGTCATCCTCGACGAGCCGACCACGGCCCTCGACGTGACCACGCAGGTCGAAGTGCTGCATACCTTCAAGTCTGCCATTGCCGCCAGCGGTGCCACCGCGATCTACGTCAGCCACGACCTTGCCGTTGTCGCCCAGGTTGCCGATCGCATTGTCGTGCTCAAGAACGGGCGCACGAGCGAGGAAGGCACCGCGGAGCAGATCCTCGAGGCCCCTTCCAGCGACTATACCAAGTCGCTCCTAGCGGCTGCGCATCCGGCTGTCCGACCGTCGGCCGACGCAAGCGAAGACAATGTGCTGACTGTTTCGGCAATCAGGGCGGGATATGGCCGCATCGTCGATGGCCAGCCCGCAATTCCGGTATTGAGCAATGTCGGCTTCACCCTGAAGCGCGGAGCGACCATCGGGGTCATCGGCGAGTCCGGGTCCGGCAAGTCGACCCTGGCGCGCGTGATAGCCGGCCTCCTTCCTGCGGCCGGCGGTGAAGTCCAACTCGACGGCGATGTCCTTCCCGCCGACATGGCAGATCGCAGCCGCGAACAACTGCGACGCATCCAGATGGTCTTCCAGAATGCCGATACCGCGCTCAATCCCGCGCATACCGTCGGGGAAATCCTTTCGCGCCCGCTCGCCTTCTACCACGGGCTCAAGGGGGCCGCTGCCGCGGCACGGGTCGCCGAGCTACTCGACATCATACAGCTTCCCCGCGGACTGGAGACGCGCCGCAGCACGGAATTGTCGGGCGGACAGAAGCAGCGCATCAATCTTGCGCGCGCGCTGGCGGCCGAGCCGGACGTGTTGCTCTGCGACGAAGTGACCTCCGCGCTCGACACCGTCGTGGGTGCGGCGATACTCGACCTCATCGACGAGTTGCGGCGCAAGCTGGGCATCGCCACCGTCTTCATCAGTCACGACATCTCAACGGTGAAGGCATTTTGCGACAAGATGCTCGTGCTCTATTCCGGCACGGCGGTTGAACTGTCGCGGCAGGCCGAATTTGCCGGCGCGATCCGTCATCCTTACACGCGGTTGCTGGTCGATTCGGTGCCTGACATGGACCGGAGCTGGCTCACCCACCGCGCTGCCGTGGAACGCGCCGCGATGCCGGGCGCTTCGCTCAGGAATGCCGCAGGGGAGGCGCTGTGCCGCTTCCTGCCGCGCTGCCCTGCAGCGATCGCGGGGACCTGCGATGCCGTGCCTGCCCCGCTGCGCGAAAGCGCAGGACAGGCGATCCTGTGCCATCATACGCTTGCCGATCTTTCATCGGCAGCCTCGGCAGAAATTCGATAG
- a CDS encoding GNAT family N-acetyltransferase, with protein MVVATKAPNVLRDMSVEDLHRAVELSAEQSWPHRTEDWELFYELGEGIVAECEGKIVGSIMAWRFGGNYASIGMVIVTPEKQGEGIGRQLMEAMLDRLEGWNITLNATAEGLPLYTKLGFEPFATVHQHQGLAPTMPLADLRPGERVRPMGATDDMLPALYSQTLGMDRDAFFERISRDSQSVVLSRDHEPVGFALLRRFGRGRVIAPIVAPDLGGAQALVTHWLGAKAGRFCRIDALVGTGLSEWLEDIGLPSVGKVTTMVRGKAPKGSGPAKVFAVASQAFG; from the coding sequence ATGGTGGTTGCGACGAAGGCCCCCAACGTATTGCGAGACATGAGTGTGGAGGACTTGCACCGCGCAGTCGAGCTTTCCGCCGAGCAGTCCTGGCCGCACCGCACCGAGGACTGGGAGCTGTTCTACGAACTTGGCGAGGGCATTGTCGCTGAATGCGAAGGCAAGATCGTCGGTTCGATCATGGCCTGGCGCTTCGGTGGAAACTACGCCTCGATCGGCATGGTCATCGTCACCCCCGAAAAGCAAGGCGAAGGCATCGGTCGCCAACTGATGGAAGCCATGCTTGACCGCCTCGAAGGCTGGAACATCACGCTCAATGCCACGGCGGAAGGTCTGCCGCTCTACACCAAGCTGGGCTTCGAGCCTTTCGCCACCGTTCACCAGCATCAGGGGCTGGCCCCGACGATGCCTCTGGCCGATCTGCGCCCGGGTGAGCGCGTGCGCCCGATGGGAGCCACCGACGACATGCTGCCCGCACTCTACAGCCAGACGCTGGGCATGGACCGCGATGCCTTCTTCGAACGCATCTCGCGCGACAGCCAGTCGGTGGTGCTTTCGCGCGATCACGAACCGGTCGGCTTCGCGCTGCTGCGCCGTTTCGGGCGCGGACGCGTCATCGCCCCGATCGTCGCGCCGGATCTTGGCGGAGCGCAGGCGCTGGTGACGCACTGGCTGGGTGCAAAGGCTGGCAGGTTCTGCAGGATCGACGCGCTGGTCGGCACCGGCCTGTCCGAATGGCTCGAGGATATCGGCCTGCCCAGCGTGGGCAAGGTCACGACGATGGTCCGCGGCAAAGCGCCGAAGGGCTCGGGTCCGGCGAAAGTCTTCGCTGTCGCCTCGCAGGCGTTCGGCTGA
- a CDS encoding NAD-dependent succinate-semialdehyde dehydrogenase — protein sequence MLELRDPSLLRQAALISGEWLVADKASGIAVDNPADGSLVGMVPPCGRSETQAAIDAAMAAWPDWRARTAGERCALVERWHALVLENADDLARIMTAEQGKPLAEAQGEIRYAATFIKWFAEEGRRVGARNVTSPERDRRILVLTEPVGPSAIITPWNFPAAMITRKCAPALAAGCPVIIKPSEFTPFSALAMAELALRAGIPAGLIHVLTGMPQEIGETFAASPDVRKLSFTGSTRVGSLLMRQCADTIKRISLELGGNAPLIVFEDADLDLAVKAAMVSKFRNSGQTCVCANRIFVQSSVHDEFAARLSAAVSALHAAPGFEAGATVGPLINAAAVTKVSEHVADALDRGGRLVASGSGREDGNFVRPVVITDAHADMRLASEETFGPVAPLFRFEDEAQAIAMANDTPYGLASYFYTRDLSRSFRVAEALEAGMVALNTGSIAMEVAPFGGVKASGLGREGGTAGIEEYLETKAFHIGGLELQEAQA from the coding sequence ATGCTGGAGCTGCGCGACCCCTCGCTGCTGCGCCAGGCAGCGCTCATCTCCGGCGAATGGCTGGTGGCCGACAAGGCGTCGGGCATCGCTGTCGACAACCCGGCCGACGGCAGTCTCGTGGGCATGGTGCCTCCCTGCGGCCGCTCCGAGACGCAGGCCGCCATCGATGCCGCCATGGCAGCCTGGCCCGATTGGCGCGCCCGCACGGCGGGTGAACGCTGCGCCCTGGTCGAGCGCTGGCATGCTCTCGTCCTCGAAAATGCCGACGACCTGGCACGGATCATGACAGCCGAGCAGGGCAAGCCGCTGGCCGAAGCCCAGGGCGAAATTCGCTATGCAGCTACCTTCATCAAGTGGTTTGCCGAGGAAGGCCGCCGGGTCGGCGCGCGCAACGTCACATCGCCGGAACGCGATCGCCGCATTCTGGTGCTGACCGAGCCGGTCGGGCCGAGCGCCATCATCACGCCGTGGAACTTCCCGGCTGCGATGATTACCCGCAAGTGCGCGCCTGCGCTCGCGGCCGGTTGTCCGGTGATCATCAAGCCATCCGAATTCACACCCTTCAGCGCCCTGGCGATGGCCGAGCTGGCGCTGCGGGCAGGCATTCCGGCTGGATTGATCCATGTCCTGACCGGCATGCCGCAGGAAATCGGCGAGACCTTTGCGGCCAGCCCGGACGTGCGAAAGCTCTCCTTCACCGGATCGACCCGGGTCGGATCGCTGCTGATGCGTCAATGCGCAGATACCATCAAGCGGATAAGCCTGGAACTGGGCGGCAATGCCCCGCTGATCGTGTTCGAGGACGCCGACCTCGACCTTGCCGTCAAGGCGGCCATGGTCAGCAAGTTCCGCAATTCGGGCCAGACCTGCGTATGCGCGAACCGAATTTTCGTCCAATCGTCCGTGCATGACGAATTTGCCGCCCGGCTTTCTGCCGCCGTGTCCGCGCTCCACGCAGCGCCCGGTTTCGAGGCCGGAGCGACAGTTGGTCCGTTGATCAATGCCGCTGCCGTCACCAAGGTATCCGAGCACGTTGCCGATGCGCTGGATCGCGGCGGGCGCCTTGTCGCATCGGGCAGCGGGCGCGAGGACGGCAATTTCGTGCGCCCGGTGGTCATCACCGATGCCCATGCCGACATGCGGCTGGCCAGCGAGGAGACCTTCGGGCCCGTCGCGCCTCTGTTCCGCTTCGAGGACGAGGCGCAGGCCATCGCCATGGCCAACGATACGCCCTATGGCCTGGCGAGCTACTTCTACACCCGCGACCTTTCGCGCTCCTTCCGTGTTGCCGAAGCGCTGGAAGCAGGCATGGTGGCCCTCAATACCGGTTCGATCGCCATGGAAGTGGCGCCTTTCGGCGGCGTGAAGGCATCGGGCCTCGGTCGCGAAGGCGGCACGGCGGGCATCGAGGAATATCTGGAAACCAAGGCCTTCCACATCGGCGGGCTGGAACTGCAAGAGGCACAGGCATGA
- a CDS encoding tartrate dehydrogenase, with the protein MSAKRRYSIAVLPGDGIGKEVMPEGTRALEAAASAHGFELDLQWHDFASCDYYAKHGQMMPDDWKDRIGKVDAIFFGAVGWPDTVPDHVSLWQSLLQFRREFDQYVNLRPVRLMPGVPCPLAGRKPGDIDFWVVRENTEGEYSSVGGHMFTGTDREIVIQETVMTRHGVDRVLRYAFDLAAKRERRHVTSATKSNGIAITMPFWDKRVEAIGAEYPEVTHDKYHIDILTAQFVMNPQRFDVVVASNLFGDILSDLGPACTGTIGVAPSANINPDGTHPSLFEPVHGSAPDIAGKGIANPVGQIWSASMMLEHLGEAEAAASIMRAIEATLASENGRTGDLGGKANTVSCGKAVASLIG; encoded by the coding sequence ATGAGCGCGAAGCGCCGCTATTCGATCGCAGTCCTCCCGGGTGACGGCATCGGCAAGGAAGTCATGCCCGAAGGCACGCGAGCTCTCGAAGCCGCAGCCTCCGCCCACGGCTTCGAGCTGGACCTGCAGTGGCACGATTTCGCCAGCTGCGATTACTACGCGAAGCATGGGCAGATGATGCCTGACGACTGGAAGGATCGCATCGGCAAGGTCGACGCGATCTTCTTCGGTGCAGTCGGCTGGCCCGACACGGTGCCGGACCATGTTTCCCTTTGGCAGTCGCTCCTGCAGTTCCGCCGCGAATTCGACCAGTACGTCAACCTGCGCCCGGTGCGCCTGATGCCGGGCGTGCCCTGCCCGCTGGCGGGCCGCAAGCCGGGCGACATCGACTTCTGGGTCGTGCGCGAGAATACCGAAGGCGAATACAGCTCCGTGGGCGGACACATGTTCACGGGCACGGACCGCGAAATCGTGATCCAGGAAACGGTGATGACCCGCCATGGCGTCGACCGTGTCCTGCGCTATGCCTTCGACCTTGCGGCCAAGCGCGAGCGCAGGCACGTGACCAGCGCTACCAAATCCAACGGCATCGCCATCACCATGCCGTTCTGGGACAAGCGCGTCGAAGCCATCGGCGCCGAATATCCCGAGGTCACGCACGACAAGTATCACATCGATATCCTCACCGCGCAGTTCGTCATGAACCCGCAGCGTTTCGATGTCGTCGTCGCATCCAATCTCTTCGGCGATATCCTGTCGGACCTTGGACCTGCCTGCACCGGCACGATCGGCGTTGCCCCTTCCGCCAACATCAATCCGGACGGGACGCACCCTTCCCTGTTCGAACCCGTCCACGGCTCCGCGCCGGATATCGCGGGTAAGGGCATTGCCAACCCGGTCGGCCAGATCTGGTCCGCGTCGATGATGCTGGAACACTTGGGCGAGGCCGAAGCGGCAGCTTCGATCATGCGCGCGATCGAAGCGACTCTCGCATCCGAGAACGGGCGCACCGGCGACCTGGGCGGCAAGGCGAACACCGTTTCCTGCGGCAAGGCCGTGGCTTCGTTGATCGGCTGA
- a CDS encoding aspartate aminotransferase family protein produces MENAPSRTPAHRSNQSLVDLDRQHLIHPVTSFRGHEAHGARVLASGDGMWLTDIEGKKVLDAFAGLWCVNVGYGQESIVEVAMEQMRRLPYATGYFHFGSEPAILLADKLASLAPEGLDHVYFTLGGSDAVDSAIRYITHYFNAIGKPEKKQFIALEWGYHGSSSNGAGLTALANFHRGFDLPRPWQHHIASPYPYRHPEGHDDAAVIASTVAAIEAKVAELGADKVAAFCCEPIQGSGGVIVPPRGWLKAIRETCDRLGILMLVDEVITGFGRTGPMFACDDEGVSPDFLTLAKGLTAGYAPMGAVLMADHVYQSIADSAPAALPVGHGFTYSGHPVSAAVGLEVIRLYENGLLENGKKTGKRFDHHLDRIRAHPLVGDTRGRGLLGAIELVSNKETKAGFAPELDIAGRLSQLTWENDVIVRCFANAVIGFAPALCCSENEMDLIFERVERSLDQLLDMPDVRQALG; encoded by the coding sequence ATGGAAAACGCTCCCTCCCGCACTCCCGCCCATCGCTCCAACCAGTCGCTGGTCGATCTCGACAGGCAGCACCTGATCCATCCCGTCACATCGTTCCGGGGACACGAGGCGCACGGCGCCCGCGTGCTGGCATCGGGCGACGGGATGTGGCTGACCGATATCGAGGGCAAGAAAGTTCTGGACGCTTTTGCCGGGCTGTGGTGCGTCAACGTCGGCTACGGGCAGGAATCGATCGTCGAAGTGGCGATGGAGCAGATGCGCCGCCTGCCTTACGCTACCGGCTATTTCCACTTTGGCAGCGAACCGGCGATCCTGCTGGCTGACAAGCTCGCCTCGCTCGCGCCGGAAGGTCTCGACCACGTCTATTTCACGCTAGGCGGCTCGGATGCGGTGGACAGCGCGATCCGTTACATCACCCACTACTTCAACGCGATCGGCAAGCCAGAGAAGAAGCAGTTCATCGCTCTCGAATGGGGCTACCACGGTTCCAGCTCGAACGGCGCCGGACTGACCGCTCTGGCGAACTTCCACCGCGGTTTCGATCTGCCGCGTCCCTGGCAGCACCATATTGCCTCGCCCTATCCCTATCGTCATCCCGAAGGCCATGACGATGCCGCGGTGATTGCCTCCACGGTTGCCGCGATCGAGGCCAAGGTCGCCGAACTGGGCGCCGACAAGGTCGCGGCCTTCTGCTGCGAACCGATCCAGGGTTCGGGCGGCGTCATCGTTCCGCCCCGCGGCTGGCTCAAGGCAATCCGCGAAACCTGCGACCGGCTCGGCATCCTGATGCTCGTCGACGAAGTCATCACCGGCTTTGGCCGCACCGGCCCGATGTTCGCTTGTGACGACGAAGGCGTCTCGCCCGATTTCCTCACGCTCGCCAAGGGACTCACCGCGGGTTACGCGCCCATGGGCGCAGTGCTGATGGCCGATCATGTCTATCAGTCGATTGCGGACTCGGCCCCGGCAGCCCTGCCCGTTGGCCATGGATTCACGTATTCCGGCCACCCGGTCAGCGCCGCAGTCGGCCTCGAGGTGATCCGGCTCTATGAGAACGGCCTGCTCGAGAACGGCAAGAAGACGGGCAAGCGCTTCGACCATCACCTCGATCGAATCCGGGCGCACCCGCTTGTCGGCGATACACGCGGACGCGGCCTGCTGGGCGCGATCGAACTGGTCAGCAACAAGGAGACCAAGGCCGGCTTCGCACCCGAACTCGACATCGCAGGCCGGCTTTCGCAGCTAACCTGGGAAAACGACGTCATCGTGCGCTGCTTCGCCAATGCCGTAATCGGCTTCGCCCCTGCACTCTGCTGTTCCGAAAACGAGATGGACCTGATATTCGAACGGGTCGAGAGGTCGCTAGATCAGTTGCTGGACATGCCAGACGTCCGCCAGGCGCTGGGCTGA